One part of the Mya arenaria isolate MELC-2E11 chromosome 3, ASM2691426v1 genome encodes these proteins:
- the LOC128228301 gene encoding uncharacterized protein LOC128228301 codes for MASKHRTSLKDSVLNASDEIHDFSCSTCKDDNLNIEAKHFCGDCSKYYCDKCLTFHTKLHKRHNVLGRKDVDKWVGQGDTLVMCDLHPLKVLELLCDDHAELCCTLCVSLNHRMCRSISLISDLAKGVYKLADFKQLPANITKITASLNQMRETRNKNQNSLKASGKFMLTKIKALRKALNQLLDKLEKRTVEQMDSVLAELDGSLQKDIDHCDLLHDQLKALLDTIQACGNDSESHSYIGYRKCQDKMEEANKLFLEMATKPEMTVMLKPDTEANQLLSDLTTLGSIKLFHTNQVFKVKGKKTFEAKLSTDHTVCDILAITELPGGEIVLLDNNNCRAKVLNSKYKVTSHCNLPEYPWDICHISNDQVAVAVDDATGRQEVHFLTVLAGTIKMTRKISVDHRCFSIRHHRGQLYVGSLTALNLYTTGGKLIKKIYEDTTKRCTVNHFALSTDGTNIIIPASSHQKVITIDNKGNILATLKDQDFNFPKSVYVSEGGHVFVCSTKSHTIVQVDQEGKKKLATLVRQRDGISFPKAVLYSSQAGGLIVGGAQNDILVVDLQ; via the exons ATGGCTTCAAAACATAGGACATCATTGAAAGATTCAGTGTTAAATGCCTCTGATGAGATACATGACTTTTCCTGTTCCACCTGTAAAGATGATAATCTCAATATCGAGGCCAAGCATTTCTGTGGGGACTGCTCAAAATATTACTGTGACAAGTGCCTGACCTTCCATACTAAATTACACAAGCGCCATAATGTGTTGGGACGTAAAGATGTGGACAAGTGGGTGGGGCAGGGTGACACGTTGGTTATGTGCGACCTTCACCCTCTCAAGGTCTTGGAACTGCTTTGTGACGATCATGCTGAGCTCTGTTGTACCCTCTGTGTGTCCTTAAACCATAG GATGTGCAGAAGCATCAGCTTGATATCTGACCTGGCTAAGGGTGTATACAAATTGGCCGACTTCAAGCAGCTCCCAGCCAATATTACGAAGATAACAGCCAGCCTGAACCAGATGAGAGAGACTAGAAATAAGAACCAGAACTCCCTGAAGGCTTCAGGCAAGTTCATGCTGACAAAGATCAAAGCCCTGAGAAAGGCATTGAACCAGCTGTTAGATAAGCTAGAGAAGAGGACAGTGGAACAGATGGACAGTGTCCTGGCTGAGCTGGATGGGTCACTACAGAAGGATATTGACCATTGTGACCTCCTACATGACCAGCTCAAGGCCTTACTGGACACCATCCAAGCATGTGGCAATGACAGTGAGTCACACTCTTACATTGGCTACAGAAAATGCCAGGACAAGATGGAAGAGGCCAACAAACTATTCCTGGAGATGGCCACCAAACCAGAGATGACTGTCATGTTAAAGCCCGACACAGAAGCTAATCAACTTCTGTCAGACCTGACGACACTGGGGAGCATTAAGCTGTTTCATACTAACCAGGTTTTTAAGGTGAAAggaaagaaaacatttgaagCCAAATTAAGCACAGACCACACTGTCTGTGATATTCTTGCTATTACAGAGCTTCCAGGTGGAGAGATTGTTCTGTTAGACAATAACAATTGCAGAGCAAAGGTATTAAACAGCAAATACAAAGTGACATCCCACTGTAATCTCCCCGAGTATCCATGGGACATCTGCCATATCTCAAACGATCAAGTGGCAGTAGCTGTGGACGATGCGACTGGCAGACAAGAGGTCCACTTTCTCACTGTGTTAGCTGGCACGATCAAGATGACCAGGAAGATCTCAGTTGACCATAGGTGTTTCTCCATCAGGCACCATAGGGGCCAGCTGTATGTGGGCTCTCTCACTGCCCTGAACCTCTACACCACTGGAGGTAAACTGATAAAGAAGATATATGAGGACACAACCAAGCGATGTACAGTGAACCACTTTGCCTTAAGCACAGATGGCACAAACATCATCATTCCAGCCTCCAGCCACCAGAAGGTTATCACCATTGACAACAAGGGCAACATTCTAGCCACACTGAAGGACCAAGACTTCAACTTTCCCAAAAGTGTTTACGTGAGTGAGGGTGGgcatgtgtttgtgtgttcaACTAAGTCCCACACAATCGTGCAGGTTGACCAAGAAGGTAAAAAGAAGCTGGCCACACTGGTCAGACAGAGAGATGGCATCAGCTTTCCAAAGGCAGTCTTGTACAGCAGTCAGGCTGGTGGTCTTATTGTGGGGGGAGCGCAGAATGACATTCTGGTGGTGGACCTACAGTAG